A single Acidobacteriota bacterium DNA region contains:
- a CDS encoding NIPSNAP family protein, whose product MYTVRPEGPGNADVNHARFRERFMATFKRLGFDVVGFWQPVSKPDTLIYLLAFQDAATRDALWAKFFADPEWTTSRAEFQVSVQVTQEFMIATDYGPLK is encoded by the coding sequence ATGTACACCGTTCGTCCCGAAGGGCCAGGCAACGCCGACGTGAACCACGCTCGTTTCCGTGAGCGGTTCATGGCCACCTTCAAGCGGCTGGGTTTCGACGTGGTGGGCTTCTGGCAGCCGGTGTCGAAGCCGGACACGCTGATCTATCTGCTCGCGTTCCAGGACGCAGCGACCCGTGACGCGCTGTGGGCCAAGTTCTTCGCCGATCCGGAATGGACCACGTCCCGCGCGGAGTTTCAGGTCTCGGTGCAGGTCACGCAGGAGTTCATGATCGCGACCGACTACGGACCGCTGAAGTAG